The Lysobacter capsici genome has a segment encoding these proteins:
- a CDS encoding XVIPCD domain-containing protein, with translation MSDPNPKVPKTSIFDSIGGAFNRWTTRFEASARDPDSMLSSFTRHHRDDGNQFEPAHGVERNNAAPLATPSTAPGAVAPRAAMPSAAPHTMPPIGPRMYARVGNPFDESFTAPEHDAPIATSSTTRDAVPDTRAASTASRGFAMDGVNAVFPRHDLAPPGASSSSPAPPRAASLDPTVAAAIMRDGYADRSEADLSGWKRVGDAELLAHGLNPKDFHDTASGLRADLYRKDDQFVLNFRGTDKGSDWITNVGQGGGFGSAQYDGAVQLTQQVQKALPDGLHAVVGHSKGGGQAYLAAQVCNVECVVANPAWPNRATLLKHSLAADKLEQGPATTELVVKGEPLHGLQSLGFVPLLRPHGVKIELDGPPFAPGPHPVLSRHVRGLEQDFDQAELMLKAMDFGGHQLTQHGMKSVVDATLDRRAGELAELARSKGLKQVDHIVKAEGPDGGGFLVQGELKNPASLQVKFSGSVPSASEVNEMMSRVNREIAPAPAQGAHEAEQAVRVGRPPGL, from the coding sequence ATGTCCGATCCGAATCCCAAAGTACCCAAGACCTCGATCTTCGACAGCATCGGCGGTGCCTTCAATCGATGGACCACGCGGTTCGAAGCGAGCGCGCGCGATCCCGATTCGATGCTCAGTTCGTTCACCCGTCACCATCGCGACGACGGCAATCAGTTCGAACCCGCGCACGGTGTCGAACGCAACAACGCCGCGCCGCTGGCGACGCCGTCCACCGCGCCGGGCGCCGTGGCGCCGCGCGCGGCGATGCCCTCGGCCGCGCCGCACACCATGCCGCCGATCGGGCCTCGCATGTATGCGCGAGTGGGCAATCCCTTCGACGAATCGTTTACCGCGCCCGAACACGATGCGCCCATCGCCACGTCGTCGACGACGCGCGATGCCGTACCCGATACGCGCGCGGCGTCGACCGCGTCGAGGGGATTCGCCATGGACGGCGTGAACGCGGTGTTTCCGCGCCACGACCTCGCGCCGCCCGGCGCGTCGTCCTCTTCGCCCGCGCCGCCGCGCGCGGCGAGCCTGGACCCCACCGTCGCCGCGGCGATCATGCGCGACGGATATGCCGACCGCAGCGAGGCCGATCTGAGCGGCTGGAAGCGCGTCGGCGACGCCGAACTGCTGGCGCATGGCCTGAATCCGAAAGATTTCCACGATACCGCCAGTGGCCTGCGCGCCGATCTGTACCGCAAGGACGATCAGTTCGTGCTGAATTTTCGCGGCACCGACAAGGGCAGCGACTGGATCACCAACGTCGGCCAGGGCGGCGGTTTCGGCAGCGCGCAGTACGACGGCGCCGTGCAGTTGACCCAGCAGGTGCAGAAGGCATTGCCCGATGGCCTGCACGCGGTGGTCGGCCATTCCAAGGGCGGTGGTCAGGCCTATCTGGCCGCGCAGGTGTGCAACGTCGAATGCGTGGTCGCCAATCCGGCATGGCCGAACCGCGCCACCTTGCTCAAGCACAGCCTCGCCGCCGACAAACTCGAGCAAGGTCCGGCGACCACCGAACTGGTGGTGAAGGGCGAGCCGCTGCACGGTCTGCAATCGCTGGGCTTCGTGCCGCTGTTGCGGCCGCACGGCGTCAAGATCGAACTGGACGGCCCTCCGTTCGCGCCCGGACCGCATCCGGTCCTGAGCCGGCACGTGCGCGGGTTGGAGCAGGATTTCGATCAGGCCGAGTTGATGCTCAAGGCCATGGATTTCGGCGGCCACCAACTGACTCAGCACGGCATGAAGTCGGTCGTCGACGCGACGCTCGATCGCCGAGCCGGCGAGTTGGCGGAACTGGCGCGGTCGAAAGGCCTCAAGCAGGTCGATCACATCGTCAAGGCCGAGGGCCCGGACGGCGGCGGTTTCCTGGTGCAGGGCGAATTGAAAAATCCGGCGTCGTTGCAGGTGAAGTTCAGTGGTTCGGTGCCGAGCGCGAGCGAAGTGAACGAGATGATGAGCCGGGTCAATCGTGAGATCGCGCCGGCGCCGGCGCAGGGCGCGCATGAAGCGGAGCAGGCGGTGAGGGTCGGGCGGCCGCCGGGGCTGTAG
- a CDS encoding TonB-dependent receptor plug domain-containing protein, whose product MSHSTVRRSALTCALLSVLFAPHARAADAQPDPSADRSLAEQSQAEPAPSSDQAGNARKPTEIDKVTVTGSRIKRAEIEGPAPVFTITAAQIEKEGFNTVYDALTTLTEAMGTVESDIAWGQHTVNASPLNLRNMGPGRSLLLINGRRVVDYPLPYQGKSNFANFNNIPTAIVERIEVLASGASAIYGSDAVAGVINVILKKEFQGDQVKIRGGTSTRGGRDAMDLSWAGGRSGDNWSVTYALQYFKREALPAGERPFMDSDFDAPPRSLNPQDRTTGILPSTGIRMLNTDTGMRLAPPPGACDQFGGEFFLQNRRTYNRNSNTINNTGWQCGQSAVFQHWTLRNGSEDRSGYLYANYDFENGMQGWATLGVWSSRGTNMTFMPAWSSSGSYFDRGVGANLDLVRYFTPQEIGGAENGYTHSDELSWDASAGLRGKFGDRFDWDFSIGRAEYRVDEKFPAVLTAEADRFFLGANRDRVDQGRLWNPISPQDYASITTRGKNRAESWLTSANFIVSGDLFEGWAGPIGFAGQLEAAKQGYRLAPDANTLGDDRRYEQTANIDLGSGSRNHYAAGVEFKIPLLKSLTASVAGRYDKYDAVSGDAASTYNAGLEWRPFSNLLVRGTYATSFRAPDMHFVYATPSTSVSDQTDYLNCLRAGQQGNCTWDSGFKVEDAEISRQGTPNLKYETGNSWTAGFVWDIAEGLSVSTDYWRIELEDEIDDIGADDVLLDEAYCLTGKTPTGERRVSPPSSDRCKLQLSRVTRGADPDGAGPLLGPVTEIRTGPINRAARNVEGIDASLKYRFSTARWGDFSVGLNYTNLLKLETQSDGSAEMEDKRTDEPRSKFRGSVNWQRDKWNATVYADRVGSVPSVRFGGCREFADGYVPSSDDCVDNDAASPTFGQKTGKYYGRVGPAITWNLSAGYQITDKAKVNVYVSNVFDEVNEDKDPYKKDFAFIADRIFSPVGREVAIEYVLDFN is encoded by the coding sequence ATGAGCCATTCCACTGTGCGACGCAGCGCGCTGACCTGCGCCTTGCTGTCGGTCCTGTTCGCGCCGCATGCGCGGGCCGCCGATGCGCAGCCCGATCCGTCCGCCGATCGATCCCTCGCCGAGCAATCCCAGGCTGAGCCGGCGCCGTCGTCCGATCAGGCCGGCAATGCGCGCAAGCCGACCGAGATCGACAAAGTCACCGTCACCGGTTCGCGGATCAAGCGCGCCGAAATCGAAGGCCCGGCGCCGGTATTCACCATCACCGCCGCGCAGATCGAGAAAGAAGGCTTCAACACCGTCTACGACGCGCTGACCACGCTGACCGAAGCGATGGGCACGGTCGAATCCGATATCGCCTGGGGCCAACACACGGTCAACGCCAGCCCGCTCAACCTGCGCAACATGGGCCCGGGCCGCAGCCTGCTGCTGATCAACGGCCGCCGCGTGGTCGATTACCCGCTGCCGTACCAGGGCAAGAGCAACTTCGCGAACTTCAACAACATCCCGACCGCGATCGTCGAGCGGATCGAAGTGCTGGCCAGCGGCGCTTCGGCGATCTACGGCTCCGACGCGGTCGCCGGTGTGATCAACGTCATTCTCAAGAAGGAATTCCAGGGCGATCAGGTCAAGATCCGCGGCGGCACCTCGACCCGCGGCGGCCGCGACGCGATGGACCTGTCTTGGGCCGGCGGCCGCAGCGGCGACAACTGGTCGGTGACTTACGCGCTGCAGTATTTCAAGCGCGAAGCGTTGCCGGCGGGCGAGCGTCCGTTCATGGATTCGGATTTCGATGCGCCGCCGCGTTCGCTCAATCCGCAGGACCGCACCACCGGCATCCTGCCGTCGACCGGCATCCGCATGCTCAACACCGACACCGGCATGCGCCTGGCGCCGCCGCCGGGCGCCTGCGACCAGTTCGGCGGCGAGTTCTTCCTGCAGAACCGCCGCACCTACAACCGCAACAGCAACACCATCAACAACACCGGCTGGCAGTGCGGGCAGAGCGCGGTGTTCCAGCACTGGACCTTGCGCAACGGCAGCGAGGACCGTTCCGGCTATCTGTACGCCAATTACGATTTCGAAAACGGCATGCAGGGCTGGGCGACCCTGGGCGTGTGGAGCTCGCGCGGCACCAACATGACCTTCATGCCGGCCTGGAGTTCCAGCGGCAGCTATTTCGATCGGGGCGTCGGCGCCAATCTGGACCTGGTGCGTTACTTCACGCCGCAGGAAATCGGCGGCGCCGAAAACGGCTACACCCATTCCGATGAGTTGTCCTGGGACGCGTCGGCCGGCCTGCGCGGCAAGTTCGGCGATCGCTTCGACTGGGATTTCAGCATCGGCCGCGCCGAATACCGCGTCGACGAAAAATTCCCGGCGGTGCTGACCGCCGAGGCCGACCGGTTCTTCCTCGGCGCCAATCGCGACCGGGTCGACCAGGGCCGCTTGTGGAACCCGATCTCGCCGCAGGATTACGCCTCGATCACCACCCGTGGCAAGAACCGCGCCGAATCGTGGCTGACCTCGGCCAACTTCATCGTCAGCGGCGATCTGTTCGAAGGCTGGGCCGGTCCGATCGGTTTCGCCGGCCAGCTCGAAGCGGCCAAGCAGGGCTATCGCCTCGCGCCGGACGCGAACACGCTCGGCGACGATCGCCGGTACGAGCAGACCGCCAACATCGATCTGGGCTCGGGCTCGCGTAATCACTACGCGGCCGGCGTCGAGTTCAAGATTCCGTTGTTGAAGTCGTTGACCGCTTCGGTGGCCGGTCGTTACGACAAGTACGACGCGGTTTCCGGGGATGCGGCCAGCACCTACAACGCCGGCCTGGAATGGCGGCCTTTCAGCAATCTGCTGGTGCGCGGCACCTACGCGACCAGTTTCCGCGCGCCGGACATGCATTTCGTCTACGCCACGCCGAGCACCTCGGTGTCGGACCAGACCGATTACCTCAACTGCCTGCGCGCCGGCCAACAGGGCAATTGCACCTGGGATTCGGGCTTCAAGGTCGAGGACGCGGAGATTTCGCGTCAGGGCACGCCGAACCTGAAGTACGAAACCGGCAATTCGTGGACCGCCGGTTTCGTCTGGGACATCGCCGAGGGTCTGTCGGTGTCGACCGACTACTGGCGGATCGAACTGGAAGACGAGATCGACGACATCGGCGCCGACGACGTGCTGCTCGACGAGGCCTACTGCCTGACCGGCAAGACGCCGACCGGCGAACGCCGGGTCAGCCCGCCCAGCTCGGATCGCTGCAAGCTGCAGCTCAGCCGCGTCACCCGCGGCGCCGATCCCGATGGCGCCGGTCCCTTGCTCGGCCCGGTCACCGAGATCCGCACCGGTCCGATCAATCGCGCCGCGCGCAACGTCGAGGGCATCGATGCCTCGCTCAAATACCGTTTCAGCACCGCGCGCTGGGGCGATTTCAGCGTCGGCCTGAACTACACCAACCTGCTCAAGCTGGAAACCCAGAGCGACGGCAGCGCCGAGATGGAAGACAAGCGCACCGACGAACCGCGCAGCAAGTTCCGCGGCAGCGTCAACTGGCAGCGCGACAAGTGGAATGCGACCGTCTACGCCGACCGCGTCGGCAGCGTGCCGAGCGTGCGTTTCGGCGGCTGCCGCGAATTCGCCGACGGCTACGTGCCCAGCTCGGACGATTGCGTGGACAACGACGCCGCCAGCCCGACCTTCGGCCAGAAGACCGGTAAGTACTACGGCCGCGTGGGACCTGCGATCACCTGGAACCTGAGCGCGGGCTATCAGATCACCGACAAGGCCAAGGTCAACGTCTACGTCAGCAACGTGTTCGACGAAGTCAACGAAGACAAGGACCCGTACAAGAAGGACTTCGCCTTCATCGCCGACCGCATCTTCAGCCCGGTCGGCCGCGAAGTCGCGATCGAGTACGTGCTCGACTTCAATTGA
- a CDS encoding N(4)-(beta-N-acetylglucosaminyl)-L-asparaginase, translated as MTSRRRFLQSSVLAASAAALPSLAASARDTTPGAVKGADTAPESIKSANTAPGAIKGARVVSTWDFGVGANQAAWPVLAAGGSALDAVEAGARWAEADLCNSTVGRCGNPDRDGVLTLDASIMDGDGRCGAVAALEDIAHPISVARRVMECTPHVLLVGAGAQQFAIEQGFPKQPLLTDKARAAWNEWRKTSKYQPQINAERLDNARPGDKSNHDTLGMLAIDASGKLAGACTTSGMAWKMHGRVGDSPIIGAGLYVDNEVGAATASGVGEEMLRNAASFLVVELMRQGRSPDEACREAIDRVVRKRPQASKTLQVCFLAINKHGEVGAHALHRGFVYAVCDAGQRDALLDSRSVYTTQQT; from the coding sequence ATGACCTCACGCCGCCGTTTCCTGCAAAGCTCTGTGCTGGCGGCGTCCGCCGCGGCCCTGCCATCGTTGGCCGCGTCCGCGCGTGACACGACACCGGGTGCGGTCAAGGGCGCGGACACCGCGCCCGAGTCGATCAAAAGCGCGAATACCGCGCCCGGTGCGATCAAAGGCGCGCGCGTGGTTTCGACCTGGGACTTCGGCGTCGGCGCCAACCAGGCCGCCTGGCCGGTGCTCGCGGCCGGCGGTTCCGCGCTCGACGCGGTCGAAGCCGGCGCGCGCTGGGCCGAGGCCGATCTGTGCAACAGCACGGTCGGGCGCTGCGGCAACCCCGATCGCGACGGTGTGCTGACTCTGGACGCGAGCATCATGGACGGCGACGGCCGCTGCGGCGCGGTCGCCGCGCTGGAGGACATCGCCCATCCGATCAGCGTCGCGCGCCGGGTCATGGAATGCACTCCGCACGTGTTGCTGGTCGGCGCGGGCGCGCAGCAGTTCGCGATCGAGCAGGGATTCCCCAAGCAGCCGCTGCTGACCGACAAGGCGCGCGCGGCCTGGAACGAATGGCGCAAGACCTCCAAGTACCAGCCGCAGATCAACGCCGAACGCCTCGATAACGCCAGGCCCGGCGACAAATCCAATCACGACACCTTGGGCATGCTCGCCATCGACGCCAGCGGCAAACTCGCCGGCGCCTGCACCACCAGCGGCATGGCCTGGAAAATGCACGGCCGGGTCGGCGACAGCCCGATCATCGGCGCCGGCCTGTACGTCGACAACGAAGTCGGCGCCGCCACCGCGTCGGGCGTCGGCGAAGAAATGCTGCGCAATGCCGCGAGCTTCCTGGTGGTCGAACTGATGCGCCAGGGCCGCAGTCCCGATGAAGCCTGCCGCGAAGCGATCGATCGCGTCGTGCGCAAGCGCCCGCAGGCCAGCAAGACCTTGCAGGTATGTTTCCTCGCGATCAACAAGCACGGCGAAGTCGGCGCGCACGCGCTGCATCGCGGCTTCGTCTACGCGGTGTGCGATGCGGGCCAGCGCGACGCGCTGCTCGACTCGCGTTCGGTCTACACGACCCAGCAGACGTGA
- a CDS encoding GH92 family glycosyl hydrolase has product MGARARPLGAALTFALTVALAAASAQAVTPARDPVREVNTFIGSKDDGNTFPGASAPFGLIQVSPIGDHYTGWRYDDPKIRGFGHSFLSGAGCWEQGGQLSVLPTTGEIGPGKRFDTKEFKSFDQKNYASSYSHDGEVGEAGYYKVRLTGEAGGDIEAEATALTRAAAERYTFPAGAKQGTILVNTGQANERHMVIGSTVQVIGDRAVEGSITTKSFCGGQQYTTWYRMEFDRPFASHGTWDETGGHPGGSNSMQGDTRPHGAWFTFDTAKGRAVTAISAISHVDAEGARRNLRDEAMKNGKALSFDAMRKQAQAVWRKELDSVRVTGGSGDDRTVFYTALYHSLLQPLTGSDSDGRYRGYDTQIHKAEGWTYYEYFSLWDTYRSQNQLLAMLRPQRARDIANSVLKIHEQNGWLPRWGYANFDSNVMTGDPVTPFLVDLWRFGALEGREQSAYAALRENAYGTPPALVRSQGRAGNPSYLKNGFVQYDRAFPAKSMDVDPHHGGSSTLEYALADCSLSQMAQALGHKDDAATLRARGGNWRKVWDSDAVDAELGFKGFPRPRLDDGGFYSETDGRYSPRSHHGFHEGTAWQYQWLTQQDVPGVVAAMGGAEQTGKRLDAFFAYDALVADPLNAARKQWVVGPYSYYNQYRYNPNNEPDLHSPWMYTLIGQPWKTATVLRSAQALFTNAPNGVTGNDDLGTMSAWYLFSAIGLYPAVPGSGELLLHTPRFEKVELDLGQGKTLIIEAPGADGRALQYVQGVSFDGKAQDKVWLDWSALRDGGRLHFALDKKPAVGGWGTQAASLPVSACASVQ; this is encoded by the coding sequence ATGGGCGCGCGCGCGCGGCCGCTCGGCGCGGCGTTGACGTTCGCGCTCACCGTGGCCCTGGCCGCGGCGAGCGCGCAGGCCGTCACGCCCGCGCGCGATCCGGTGCGCGAGGTCAACACCTTCATCGGCAGCAAGGACGACGGCAACACCTTTCCCGGCGCATCGGCGCCGTTCGGCCTGATCCAGGTCAGCCCGATCGGCGATCACTACACCGGCTGGCGCTACGACGATCCGAAGATCCGCGGCTTCGGCCATTCCTTCCTGTCCGGCGCCGGTTGCTGGGAGCAGGGCGGCCAGTTGTCGGTGTTGCCGACCACCGGCGAAATCGGGCCGGGCAAGCGTTTCGACACGAAGGAGTTCAAGTCCTTCGACCAGAAAAACTATGCATCGAGCTACAGCCACGACGGCGAAGTCGGCGAGGCGGGCTATTACAAGGTGCGTCTGACCGGCGAAGCCGGCGGCGACATCGAGGCCGAAGCGACCGCGCTGACGCGCGCGGCGGCCGAGCGCTACACGTTCCCCGCCGGAGCGAAGCAGGGCACGATCCTGGTCAACACCGGCCAGGCCAACGAGCGGCATATGGTGATCGGCAGCACGGTCCAGGTGATCGGCGATCGCGCGGTCGAAGGCAGCATCACCACCAAGAGTTTCTGCGGAGGCCAGCAGTACACGACCTGGTACCGCATGGAATTCGACCGGCCGTTCGCGAGCCACGGTACCTGGGACGAAACCGGCGGCCATCCCGGCGGCAGCAACAGCATGCAGGGCGACACGCGGCCGCACGGCGCGTGGTTCACTTTCGATACCGCCAAGGGGCGCGCGGTCACGGCGATCAGCGCGATCTCGCACGTCGACGCCGAAGGCGCGCGGCGTAATCTGCGCGACGAGGCGATGAAGAACGGCAAGGCGCTGAGCTTCGATGCGATGCGCAAGCAGGCGCAGGCGGTTTGGCGCAAGGAACTCGATTCGGTGCGCGTCACCGGCGGCAGCGGCGACGACCGCACCGTGTTCTACACCGCGCTGTACCACTCGCTGCTGCAGCCGTTGACCGGCAGCGACAGCGACGGCCGTTATCGCGGCTACGACACCCAGATCCACAAAGCCGAGGGCTGGACCTATTACGAGTATTTCTCGCTGTGGGACACCTACCGTTCGCAGAACCAGTTGCTGGCGATGCTGCGTCCGCAGCGCGCGCGCGACATCGCGAACTCGGTGCTGAAGATCCACGAGCAGAACGGTTGGCTGCCGCGCTGGGGCTATGCGAATTTCGACAGCAACGTGATGACCGGCGACCCGGTCACGCCGTTCCTGGTCGATCTGTGGCGTTTCGGCGCGCTCGAAGGCCGCGAGCAGTCGGCGTATGCGGCCTTGCGCGAGAATGCGTACGGCACGCCGCCGGCCTTGGTGCGCAGCCAGGGCCGCGCCGGCAATCCGAGTTATCTGAAGAACGGTTTCGTCCAGTACGACCGCGCGTTCCCGGCCAAGAGCATGGACGTGGACCCGCATCACGGCGGCTCGTCGACGCTCGAATACGCGCTGGCCGATTGCTCGCTGTCGCAGATGGCGCAGGCGCTGGGCCACAAGGACGACGCGGCGACCTTGCGCGCGCGCGGCGGCAACTGGCGCAAGGTCTGGGACAGCGACGCCGTCGACGCCGAGCTGGGTTTCAAGGGCTTTCCGCGTCCGCGCCTGGACGACGGCGGCTTCTATTCGGAAACCGACGGCCGCTACAGCCCGCGTTCGCATCACGGCTTCCACGAAGGCACGGCCTGGCAATACCAGTGGCTGACCCAACAGGACGTGCCCGGCGTGGTCGCGGCGATGGGCGGCGCGGAACAGACCGGCAAGCGCCTGGATGCGTTCTTCGCTTACGACGCGCTGGTCGCCGATCCGCTCAACGCGGCGCGCAAGCAGTGGGTGGTCGGGCCGTACAGCTATTACAACCAGTACCGCTACAACCCCAATAACGAACCCGATCTGCACAGCCCGTGGATGTACACGCTGATCGGCCAGCCGTGGAAGACCGCGACCGTGCTGCGTTCGGCCCAGGCCTTGTTCACCAACGCGCCCAACGGCGTGACCGGCAACGACGATCTGGGCACGATGTCGGCCTGGTATCTGTTCAGTGCGATCGGCCTGTACCCGGCGGTGCCGGGCAGCGGCGAATTGCTGCTGCACACGCCGCGGTTCGAGAAGGTCGAATTGGACCTGGGGCAGGGCAAGACCTTGATCATCGAAGCGCCGGGCGCGGATGGGCGCGCGCTGCAGTACGTGCAGGGCGTGAGTTTCGACGGCAAGGCGCAGGACAAGGTCTGGCTGGATTGGTCGGCCTTGCGCGATGGCGGGCGTTTGCATTTCGCGCTGGACAAGAAGCCGGCGGTGGGTGGGTGGGGTACGCAGGCGGCGAGTCTGCCGGTGTCGGCGTGTGCGTCGGTGCAGTGA
- a CDS encoding copper homeostasis protein CutC translates to MSARVLEISANSLGSALAAQAGGADRVELCENLGEGGTTPSYGSIAVARDRLRIALYVLIRPRAGDFLFDESECAVMRADIENCVRLGCDGVVIGALDARGDIDTALCRELIAAAGPLGVTFHRAFDAARDQSTALEAAIGLGCERILTSGGANDAWSGADRIAALSEQAGGRIALMAGAGVTAHNIVALAQRAKVHELHASAKAPRRSAMAYRNEALAGLSPDWVQSDAQRVAELVAALRG, encoded by the coding sequence ATGAGCGCGCGCGTGCTGGAAATCTCGGCCAATTCCCTGGGTTCGGCGCTGGCCGCGCAGGCCGGCGGCGCGGATCGGGTCGAACTGTGCGAAAACCTCGGCGAGGGCGGCACCACGCCGTCCTACGGCAGCATCGCGGTCGCGCGCGATCGTTTGCGCATAGCGCTGTATGTGCTGATCCGGCCGCGCGCCGGCGATTTTCTGTTTGACGAATCCGAATGCGCAGTGATGCGCGCCGACATCGAAAACTGCGTGCGCCTGGGCTGCGACGGGGTCGTGATCGGCGCCCTTGATGCGCGCGGCGATATCGATACCGCGCTGTGCCGCGAACTGATCGCCGCGGCCGGGCCGCTCGGCGTGACCTTTCATCGCGCCTTCGATGCGGCGCGCGATCAGTCGACCGCGCTGGAAGCGGCGATCGGCCTGGGCTGCGAGCGCATCCTGACCTCCGGCGGCGCGAACGACGCCTGGAGCGGCGCCGACCGCATCGCCGCCCTGAGCGAACAGGCCGGTGGCCGCATCGCCTTGATGGCCGGCGCCGGCGTGACCGCGCACAACATCGTCGCGCTCGCGCAGCGCGCGAAAGTGCATGAGCTGCATGCCTCGGCGAAAGCGCCCCGACGCTCGGCGATGGCGTATCGCAACGAGGCCCTGGCCGGCCTGTCGCCCGACTGGGTGCAAAGCGACGCGCAACGGGTGGCCGAGCTGGTGGCCGCCTTACGCGGCTGA